Proteins encoded by one window of Rariglobus hedericola:
- a CDS encoding transglutaminase family protein: MSAPAPYSAGTWSSILACGDAVEASFAKTGMLFTMGGEPTFIPHDPQGPEWNTAALGPTKLDYARRFARQLIETAYPGAMILETSGKHYPGEPLPRWALLVQWRADGQPLWKDITRLRGDTKEGRHTNKHAADIINRLAKKLSVSTAGILPSHDTANPDANAGYVLPLDHDGSTWITDDWTSVLKQDSAALFPGDSLIGLRLPLASLGEKNLRRALTVEVKSGALTIFIPPLSLEAYLELISAIESVFTAAKLKDAVLAGYAPPLDPRLPTIGFASDPGVIEINLAICENWAAYDRQLDHVYTAATAIGMTARKLQLNGRETGTGGGAHLVFGGPLGFASPFFAFPALLPSAIRYFQHHPGLSYAFTGQYMGPSSQAPRIDESTFEALYELEIACAGAEQFGSPHNFALFDLLFRDLLMDRSGNTHRAEISVDKLWNPFAGNGRAGLVELRAFETHPDRPAMSVVALFIRAIFARLAADPYKAPFIRWNGELHDKFFLPAFVWQDLSAICADLREHGIPFETEWLRPLWEFRFPKLGEFTFTAPAPAKSKKKPVTHTITFRQALEAWPLLGEQPNGGGGTSRCVDASMDRIEVSVSDVAILETGFLLVNGLPCELRPLEGTPSAAGGVRYRAFFLNPALHPHIPVHAPLLIEWIDKSTFAVTAAARWHVWNPRSVPYTSRPAKPADAIERFTERWETWPHTLGQPRLIQKVDFPPEGRHTLDLRRYSAQAR, encoded by the coding sequence AAACCGCCTATCCCGGCGCGATGATCCTCGAGACGTCCGGCAAACATTACCCCGGCGAACCCCTGCCCCGTTGGGCGCTGCTAGTGCAATGGCGTGCCGACGGCCAGCCGCTCTGGAAAGACATCACCCGCCTGCGTGGTGACACCAAGGAGGGCCGCCACACCAACAAACACGCCGCGGACATCATCAACCGTCTCGCGAAAAAACTTTCCGTCTCCACCGCCGGCATTCTGCCCTCACACGACACGGCCAATCCCGATGCCAACGCCGGCTACGTCCTTCCTCTCGACCACGATGGCTCGACCTGGATCACCGACGACTGGACTTCCGTTCTCAAACAGGACTCCGCCGCGCTCTTCCCCGGCGACAGCCTGATAGGCCTCCGTCTCCCCCTCGCCAGCCTCGGCGAGAAAAACCTCCGCCGCGCCCTCACCGTCGAGGTCAAATCCGGCGCCCTCACCATCTTCATCCCGCCGCTTTCCCTCGAGGCTTACCTAGAACTCATCTCCGCGATCGAAAGCGTGTTCACCGCCGCCAAGCTCAAGGACGCCGTCCTAGCCGGCTACGCTCCGCCGCTTGATCCGCGCCTGCCCACCATCGGCTTCGCCTCCGACCCCGGCGTGATCGAGATCAACCTCGCCATCTGCGAAAACTGGGCGGCCTACGATCGCCAGCTCGATCACGTTTACACCGCCGCCACCGCGATCGGCATGACCGCGCGCAAACTCCAGCTCAACGGACGCGAAACCGGCACCGGTGGCGGCGCCCACCTCGTGTTCGGCGGCCCGCTCGGCTTTGCTTCGCCCTTCTTCGCCTTCCCGGCGTTGCTGCCGTCGGCCATCCGTTATTTTCAGCATCACCCCGGACTCAGCTACGCCTTCACCGGCCAATACATGGGCCCGAGCTCGCAAGCTCCGCGTATCGACGAATCCACGTTCGAAGCGCTCTACGAACTGGAAATCGCCTGCGCAGGCGCCGAGCAATTCGGCTCGCCGCACAACTTCGCGCTCTTCGACCTGCTCTTCCGCGACCTGCTCATGGATCGCTCGGGCAACACCCACCGCGCCGAGATCAGCGTGGACAAGCTCTGGAATCCTTTCGCCGGCAACGGCCGCGCCGGCCTCGTCGAGTTGCGCGCCTTCGAGACGCATCCCGACCGCCCCGCGATGTCGGTCGTCGCGTTGTTCATTCGCGCCATTTTTGCCCGTCTCGCGGCCGATCCTTACAAAGCCCCGTTCATTCGTTGGAATGGCGAGCTCCACGACAAATTCTTCCTGCCCGCCTTCGTGTGGCAGGACTTGTCCGCGATCTGCGCCGATCTCCGCGAACACGGCATCCCGTTTGAAACCGAGTGGCTCCGCCCTCTCTGGGAATTCCGCTTCCCCAAACTCGGCGAATTCACCTTCACTGCGCCGGCCCCCGCCAAATCCAAGAAAAAGCCGGTCACTCACACGATCACCTTCCGTCAAGCGCTCGAAGCCTGGCCGCTCCTCGGCGAACAGCCCAACGGCGGCGGCGGCACTTCGCGTTGTGTCGACGCCAGTATGGACCGCATCGAGGTCAGCGTGAGCGACGTCGCGATTCTCGAAACCGGTTTCCTCCTCGTCAACGGACTCCCCTGCGAACTCCGCCCGCTCGAAGGCACGCCGTCCGCGGCCGGTGGCGTGCGTTATCGCGCGTTCTTCCTCAACCCCGCGCTCCATCCTCACATTCCCGTGCATGCGCCGTTACTCATCGAGTGGATCGATAAATCCACATTCGCCGTGACAGCCGCCGCGCGCTGGCACGTGTGGAACCCGCGCAGCGTTCCCTACACATCGCGCCCCGCCAAACCCGCCGACGCCATCGAACGTTTCACCGAGCGTTGGGAAACCTGGCCGCACACGTTGGGCCAACCCCGACTCATCCAGAAAGTCGATTTCCCACCCGAAGGCCGGCATACGCTCGATCTGCGCCGTTATTCCGCGCAGGCGCGCTGA